Proteins encoded in a region of the Phycisphaerae bacterium genome:
- a CDS encoding DUF456 domain-containing protein, producing MIYLWLVLLMFVNAFWLGLVFFYLPGNWLMIVTAILFALWQKNIFSVYTIIAAVVIAVIGEILEFISGAAGTKAAGGSKKTMVAAIIGAVIGAVIGTIIIPIPILGTLLGSALGAALAVLIVERKAGTEFKKSIRTATGAGMGQFVGLGAKFIAGVIIWIIFVIAAFYK from the coding sequence ATGATATATTTGTGGCTGGTTTTGTTAATGTTTGTCAATGCCTTTTGGCTCGGGCTGGTGTTTTTTTATCTGCCGGGAAACTGGCTGATGATTGTTACAGCAATTCTCTTCGCCTTATGGCAAAAAAATATTTTCAGCGTTTATACGATAATAGCCGCGGTAGTTATAGCGGTTATCGGCGAGATTTTGGAATTCATCTCCGGCGCCGCCGGAACAAAGGCCGCCGGCGGAAGCAAAAAAACAATGGTCGCGGCGATTATCGGCGCTGTAATCGGTGCTGTAATCGGCACAATTATTATACCGATTCCAATTCTTGGAACACTGCTTGGCTCCGCTCTCGGAGCGGCACTGGCGGTTTTAATTGTCGAAAGAAAAGCCGGCACAGAGTTCAAAAAGTCCATCAGAACCGCGACAGGTGCAGGCATGGGACAGTTTGTCGGTCTGGGCGCAAAATTTATCGCGGGGGTTATTATCTGGATAATCTTTGTAATAGCCGCATTTTATAAATAG